ATTTTACTATACTTGTCTGGATCAAGTCCACACACAAGacatttcttggccttagcattctttTTCCATTTCCTCAAGTCCACAGCATTGCAGTCAACTCTTAtttttggcacatctactccttcaacattcttcttcatggtagccaggggaccatcagtgacaatGTCCCATATATCATAGTCTTCTCCGATGATGTAATCTCTCATCCTGTTTTTCCGCCAAgagtagtactggccattaaagagtggaggcctataagtggattgcccttcccaattTCCAGGAGGTGCACTCATattgatctgttcctaaggtgttagcctattcaaggataacctgctctgataccaattgatgttttatacttcaataccac
The Nicotiana sylvestris chromosome 11, ASM39365v2, whole genome shotgun sequence DNA segment above includes these coding regions:
- the LOC138880726 gene encoding uncharacterized protein, coding for MSAPPGNWEGQSTYRPPLFNGQYYSWRKNRMRDYIIGEDYDIWDIVTDGPLATMKKNVEGVDVPKIRVDCNAVDLRKWKKNAKAKKCLVCGLDPDKYSKIQRCTTAKKIWDTLQVAHEGTPQVKRSKGTLLYSQYENFTIKEGEDIQEMHTRFTTLTNELKSLGRESKNIATVKLDELIGNLTTYELEGKP